One window from the genome of Echinicola vietnamensis DSM 17526 encodes:
- the pxpA gene encoding 5-oxoprolinase subunit PxpA, whose amino-acid sequence MTIDINCDLGEGMESDADVMAYITSCNIACGGHAGDAKSMADTIKLAQKHHVKIGAHPAFPDRKNFGRKVMEMPPEKLVESLRSQLKSFQDILTQSNAALHHIKPHGALYNLAAKDAGTASLLVALIKTHYPEVIVYAPYGSVMAKIAKENGLEVWHEVFADRNYHEDLSLVSRDDPEALIHNTKDAVSHLANMVITGKVQTLSGKMIPIEADTVCVHGDSRGALALTKAIHETMKSAN is encoded by the coding sequence ATGACAATAGATATCAATTGTGATCTCGGGGAAGGAATGGAGTCGGATGCTGACGTAATGGCTTATATTACCAGTTGTAACATAGCCTGTGGCGGACATGCTGGTGATGCAAAATCTATGGCTGACACCATCAAGTTAGCTCAAAAACACCACGTAAAAATAGGGGCACATCCCGCTTTCCCTGATCGGAAAAACTTTGGGCGAAAAGTCATGGAAATGCCTCCAGAAAAATTAGTGGAAAGCCTCCGATCACAGCTGAAGAGTTTTCAAGATATCCTGACGCAAAGCAATGCTGCACTGCATCATATCAAACCCCACGGCGCCTTATATAATTTAGCGGCAAAAGATGCGGGAACGGCCAGTTTATTAGTAGCACTTATTAAGACCCACTACCCGGAGGTGATTGTATATGCGCCCTATGGATCGGTCATGGCAAAAATTGCCAAAGAAAACGGACTGGAGGTTTGGCATGAAGTTTTTGCCGACAGAAACTATCATGAGGATTTGAGTCTTGTTTCCAGGGACGACCCCGAAGCACTCATCCATAACACAAAAGATGCGGTAAGCCATTTGGCAAATATGGTCATAACAGGGAAAGTTCAGACACTTTCAGGAAAAATGATCCCCATAGAGGCAGATACAGTTTGTGTCCACGGAGACAGTCGGGGAGCCTTAGCGCTCACCAAAGCCATCCATGAGACGATGAAATCAGCTAATTGA
- a CDS encoding DUF4136 domain-containing protein, whose translation MKVKIGMGFLAMMLIMVACNPVKVYLEKEEVKPSRNYETFAIINQYQGKEAWNSPTLDRNLRDGLAKGMQARGFEENSQQPDLILRYNTLLSEGEKEVRNNDYYGMSPFGPYGMYNPYMYRYPYGAPYWPSSTEIEKYNLGEVVIDFIDPKADEVILRISAVGEVNNVKQKYKNIDVSVDKILNEFSRNMPKKQDKT comes from the coding sequence ATGAAAGTGAAAATAGGAATGGGATTTTTGGCCATGATGCTGATCATGGTTGCCTGCAATCCTGTAAAAGTTTACTTAGAGAAAGAAGAGGTCAAACCGTCTCGAAACTATGAGACTTTTGCGATCATTAATCAATATCAAGGAAAGGAAGCTTGGAATTCGCCAACATTGGACAGAAACTTAAGGGATGGATTGGCCAAAGGGATGCAAGCGCGGGGATTTGAGGAGAATAGCCAGCAGCCAGACCTGATCCTCCGATACAATACACTACTCAGTGAAGGTGAGAAAGAGGTAAGGAACAATGATTATTATGGAATGTCACCTTTCGGGCCATATGGAATGTATAATCCCTATATGTATCGTTACCCATATGGTGCGCCCTATTGGCCTAGTAGCACGGAAATAGAAAAGTACAATTTGGGTGAAGTGGTGATTGATTTTATTGATCCAAAGGCAGACGAGGTGATATTGCGGATCAGTGCTGTGGGTGAGGTAAATAACGTGAAACAAAAGTATAAAAACATTGACGTCTCAGTCGATAAAATTCTAAATGAATTTTCACGGAATATGCCCAAAAAACAAGACAAAACTTAA
- the pxpB gene encoding 5-oxoprolinase subunit PxpB — protein sequence MPHLFKYKHISPTILELYWPPSIEESTLMEMMSMKTQIQGIWQQELLEVTMGYHCLSLRFKSTFQLQDILNELELLAEKSVHSDSSMNRKRWTIPVWYSGKDLDHVASYASMSTDEVISLHQSSHYLLYFYGFMPGFMYLGGLDQQLFVPRKKQPDPLIEKGAVAIGGKQTGIYPQNSPGGWHVIGKTPVPLFNVTSDPPIKPQPGDYITFKAVSAEHYQDIISLLKENNYQLDYEEI from the coding sequence ATGCCACATTTATTCAAGTACAAACACATTTCACCCACTATTTTGGAGCTGTATTGGCCTCCTTCCATCGAGGAATCCACCCTGATGGAAATGATGTCCATGAAAACTCAAATCCAAGGAATTTGGCAGCAGGAATTGCTTGAAGTCACCATGGGCTACCATTGTTTAAGCCTTCGCTTTAAATCGACATTCCAACTTCAAGACATCCTCAATGAATTAGAGCTTTTGGCAGAAAAGAGTGTCCACTCCGACTCCAGTATGAATAGAAAAAGATGGACCATTCCCGTTTGGTACTCAGGTAAAGACCTTGACCACGTAGCTTCTTATGCGAGCATGTCTACTGACGAGGTGATTTCCCTGCATCAATCTTCCCATTACTTGCTTTATTTTTACGGTTTTATGCCCGGTTTTATGTATTTGGGCGGACTGGACCAACAACTCTTCGTACCTAGAAAAAAACAACCGGATCCCCTGATCGAGAAAGGTGCCGTAGCCATTGGCGGGAAACAAACGGGCATTTACCCCCAAAACAGTCCTGGGGGATGGCATGTCATAGGCAAAACACCTGTGCCATTATTCAACGTCACATCAGATCCCCCCATCAAACCTCAGCCTGGAGACTACATCACATTTAAGGCGGTCTCTGCAGAACACTATCAGGATATCATTTCACTATTGAAGGAAAACAATTACCAACTGGACTATGAAGAAATCTGA
- a CDS encoding TlpA family protein disulfide reductase, translating into MKKTVSSIFLAAIIFLISFYSSAYVLTLSRDFNLWGFGALLGFMLILAIDALVIRQLSNLIPSKWVISASLFGILLFAFISLPSLRFAIKVLPTFICLVLGSLAAAIMTAKTIKNRYTYGFSLFLFPFVLNLSVYDTWVHYIEFGNTSGQVTEETSVSFKATDEKGHEITNEQLKGKVVLLDFWFIGCAPCWKKFPDLQQLHEQYLDHPDLAIYAMNRPMSSDRPGQAFEAIRDKGYTFNVLQGTQKIMDDFGVYVYPTVVVLNKEGSVVYMGSLDRAQDIIESLL; encoded by the coding sequence ATGAAAAAAACCGTTAGCAGCATTTTTCTTGCAGCAATTATATTTTTGATTTCTTTTTATAGCAGCGCTTATGTTTTGACCTTATCAAGGGACTTTAACCTATGGGGATTTGGAGCTCTACTTGGATTCATGTTGATTTTGGCTATTGATGCCTTGGTAATCCGACAGCTATCAAATCTCATCCCTTCAAAATGGGTCATTTCAGCCTCCCTCTTTGGGATCTTGCTTTTTGCATTTATCAGCCTTCCCAGTCTAAGATTTGCCATTAAGGTATTGCCTACATTTATCTGTCTGGTGCTAGGAAGTTTAGCTGCTGCCATCATGACGGCCAAAACCATCAAGAACCGCTATACCTATGGCTTTAGCCTTTTCCTATTTCCCTTCGTTTTAAACCTTAGTGTTTATGATACGTGGGTTCATTATATAGAATTTGGCAATACATCTGGACAAGTGACCGAAGAAACCTCCGTATCATTTAAGGCTACTGATGAGAAGGGGCATGAAATCACAAATGAACAGCTAAAAGGAAAAGTAGTGCTGTTGGATTTTTGGTTTATCGGTTGCGCGCCATGCTGGAAAAAATTCCCCGATTTGCAGCAGCTTCATGAACAATACCTAGACCACCCAGACCTCGCAATCTATGCGATGAACCGCCCGATGTCCAGTGACCGTCCTGGCCAAGCCTTTGAAGCCATTCGTGACAAAGGCTACACGTTTAACGTCTTACAAGGAACACAAAAAATCATGGATGATTTTGGCGTATACGTCTACCCTACCGTTGTGGTATTAAACAAAGAAGGAAGCGTGGTCTACATGGGCTCACTCGACAGAGCACAAGATATCATCGAATCTCTTTTGTAA
- a CDS encoding DNA recombination protein RmuC has translation MELILIGLIVMNLLLSSWMIIKHGQGRSANERVTEDLAAIKQDLNVQMAENRKELNLQMNQQFKLVMDMVRESGKDQGAVLKDFGKLFRENVREFNDLQREKFSELERRQEKMLVATEARLEKMRETVDEKLQKTLETRLGQSFEAVSKQLQAVQKGLGEMQQLATGVGDLKRVLTNVKSRGILGEYQLQSILENILSPDQYISNAVMKRGSSERVEFAVKLPGNNESPVFLPVDAKFPQEAYHRLLEAYEGGDKSAMEVAKTALYRAVRKSAQDISQKYIYPPYTTDFAVMFLPMESLYAEVIREGGLAQQLQQDFKVVVAGPTTFAAMLNSLQMGFKTLAIQKRSSEVWKVLGAVKTEFGKFGDLIQKAQKKLHEANNELDTLVGTRTRVIQRRLRDVEALPEDEKGKFLDS, from the coding sequence ATGGAATTGATCCTAATTGGACTCATTGTGATGAACCTGCTCCTGAGCAGTTGGATGATCATAAAGCATGGACAGGGCAGGTCTGCTAATGAGCGGGTAACGGAAGACCTTGCAGCCATTAAACAGGATTTGAATGTTCAGATGGCCGAAAACAGAAAGGAACTGAATTTGCAAATGAACCAGCAATTCAAGTTGGTTATGGACATGGTGCGTGAATCGGGTAAAGACCAGGGAGCGGTACTGAAAGACTTTGGCAAACTCTTCAGGGAAAATGTACGGGAGTTCAATGATTTACAGCGAGAGAAGTTCTCTGAATTGGAGCGGCGCCAGGAAAAAATGTTAGTGGCAACAGAGGCTAGGCTTGAGAAGATGCGGGAGACGGTGGATGAAAAGCTTCAAAAGACACTGGAAACCCGTTTAGGGCAGTCTTTTGAGGCCGTAAGTAAGCAGCTTCAAGCGGTACAAAAGGGATTGGGAGAAATGCAGCAACTTGCCACTGGTGTGGGGGACTTAAAGCGGGTGCTCACCAATGTGAAAAGCCGTGGGATTTTAGGCGAATATCAGCTTCAAAGCATCTTAGAAAACATCCTTTCCCCTGACCAATACATCTCAAATGCCGTCATGAAACGGGGAAGTTCCGAACGGGTGGAGTTTGCCGTCAAACTGCCGGGGAACAATGAGTCACCTGTCTTCCTTCCGGTAGATGCTAAATTTCCTCAAGAAGCGTATCATCGTTTGTTGGAAGCTTATGAGGGAGGAGATAAGAGTGCCATGGAAGTGGCTAAGACTGCTCTTTACAGGGCAGTAAGGAAATCAGCGCAGGATATTAGCCAAAAGTATATTTATCCCCCGTACACAACTGATTTTGCGGTGATGTTTTTACCAATGGAGAGTTTGTATGCAGAAGTGATCCGTGAAGGGGGATTGGCGCAGCAGCTCCAACAGGATTTTAAGGTAGTGGTGGCAGGACCAACTACTTTTGCGGCGATGCTAAACAGTTTGCAGATGGGATTCAAAACCTTGGCTATTCAAAAGCGCAGCAGCGAAGTATGGAAAGTCCTGGGAGCGGTAAAGACGGAGTTTGGTAAATTTGGTGACTTGATCCAAAAGGCCCAGAAAAAGCTCCATGAGGCCAATAATGAATTGGACACATTAGTGGGCACGAGAACACGTGTAATCCAGCGAAGATTACGGGATGTGGAAGCATTGCCCGAAGATGAAAAGGGTAAATTTTTGGATAGCTGA
- a CDS encoding alpha/beta hydrolase, which yields MKIVYHIVFGLAYVLSASVAYCQTGKVFDDLSLPSEILGGERKYAIYLPPDYETSERSYPVLYLLHGAGDDQTGWVQFGEVLHIADQSISSGEATPMIIVMPDADTGRRGYFNQIDGKWNYEDFFFDEFMPHIEKKYRIKGEKRYRAVAGLSMGGGGSMIYALHHPELFSSSAPLSAYVGPLSLEEMKRRMDTENYTDEELKAYYENHNALSLIEQVSEEDKGAVRWYIDCGDDDFLYEGNSLVHIAMKKQEIPHEFRIRDGGHTWTYWRKSLPSVLKFVTQAFHQY from the coding sequence ATGAAAATCGTTTACCATATTGTTTTCGGCTTGGCATATGTCCTCTCCGCTTCTGTGGCCTATTGCCAAACGGGAAAAGTCTTCGATGACCTCAGCCTTCCAAGCGAAATTTTAGGAGGAGAAAGAAAATATGCAATCTACCTTCCTCCTGATTACGAAACTTCCGAGCGCAGCTACCCGGTCCTATACCTGCTACATGGTGCAGGAGATGACCAAACGGGATGGGTCCAATTTGGGGAGGTCCTTCACATAGCCGACCAATCGATCAGCAGCGGAGAAGCCACTCCCATGATCATCGTGATGCCCGATGCCGATACAGGACGTCGCGGCTATTTTAACCAAATTGATGGCAAATGGAACTATGAAGATTTTTTCTTTGACGAATTTATGCCGCACATAGAGAAAAAATACCGTATCAAGGGTGAAAAGCGCTATCGGGCAGTGGCGGGACTTTCCATGGGAGGCGGAGGAAGCATGATTTATGCATTGCATCACCCGGAATTATTCTCCTCTTCAGCTCCCCTAAGTGCCTATGTGGGACCACTGTCCCTTGAGGAAATGAAAAGAAGAATGGATACGGAAAATTACACCGACGAAGAACTCAAAGCATATTATGAAAACCACAACGCATTATCTTTAATTGAACAGGTTTCGGAAGAAGATAAAGGAGCCGTCCGGTGGTATATCGACTGTGGAGATGATGACTTTCTTTATGAAGGAAACAGCTTGGTACATATTGCCATGAAAAAGCAAGAAATACCCCACGAATTCAGAATAAGAGATGGAGGGCACACTTGGACTTATTGGAGAAAATCTTTACCTTCAGTACTGAAATTTGTTACCCAAGCCTTTCACCAATACTAA
- a CDS encoding biotin-dependent carboxyltransferase family protein, translating into MKKSEGNMEVIKAGFYGTIQDLGRFGYAHWGIPAAGAMDEQSYLLANHLLQNDPSDACLELTMVGGEFRFHHPATIIITGAPVKVQVNDQEYSINHVINVGAGDKLRLSPVKKGCRIYLGVQGGFQTEKILGSKSWYNGITKNARLEKGMTLPYLPSPKAHSASHAKVAVDDALFEEETLAVYPGAEAAEMDEGLFEQLLARDFHLSAKQNRMGIQLEEKFENNLKEILTAPVYPGTVQLTPGGKLVVLMKDAQVTGGYPRILQLSQQAISCLSQKKQGDKIRFKLIDKW; encoded by the coding sequence ATGAAGAAATCTGAAGGCAACATGGAAGTCATCAAAGCAGGGTTTTATGGCACCATCCAGGATCTTGGCAGGTTTGGGTATGCCCACTGGGGGATTCCTGCTGCTGGAGCCATGGATGAACAGTCCTACCTACTGGCCAATCACCTCCTTCAAAATGATCCATCTGACGCCTGTCTGGAACTGACCATGGTGGGTGGAGAATTCCGCTTTCACCACCCTGCCACCATTATCATCACTGGTGCCCCAGTAAAAGTCCAGGTAAATGATCAGGAATATTCCATCAACCATGTCATCAATGTGGGTGCGGGGGATAAACTCCGGCTATCACCCGTAAAAAAAGGATGTAGGATTTACCTTGGTGTCCAAGGCGGCTTCCAAACAGAAAAAATCCTGGGCAGTAAAAGCTGGTACAATGGTATAACCAAAAATGCAAGGCTAGAAAAGGGAATGACCTTGCCCTACCTGCCCAGTCCAAAGGCGCACTCCGCTTCCCATGCCAAAGTCGCTGTAGATGATGCACTGTTTGAAGAGGAGACCTTAGCGGTCTACCCAGGAGCAGAAGCAGCAGAAATGGATGAAGGGCTTTTCGAACAGCTGTTGGCAAGGGATTTTCACCTTTCTGCCAAACAAAACAGAATGGGCATCCAGTTGGAAGAAAAGTTTGAAAACAACCTGAAGGAAATTCTGACCGCCCCTGTCTACCCCGGAACGGTACAGCTTACCCCTGGTGGCAAATTGGTGGTGCTCATGAAAGATGCACAAGTTACCGGTGGTTATCCCAGGATCCTACAGCTCTCCCAACAGGCAATTTCTTGCCTTTCCCAAAAAAAGCAAGGAGATAAAATCCGCTTTAAGCTGATAGATAAATGGTAA
- a CDS encoding Nramp family divalent metal transporter — translation MFKKLTIYVGPGPLVAAAFIGPGTVTVYSMAGVNFGYELLWALLLSMIATITLQEMAGRIGLITQRWLPHIIKTEIRPKAFAILALGLVIGAIVVGNAAYEAGNLSGAVMGLETFLPEKVISPFGVYFRPWPLLTGLFAWILLMRGSYKHIERLMIGTVMIMSVVFMITAVAGKPDLSTLIAGFVPEVRTDNILTIVALIGTTVVPYNLFLHSALVARMWNSPQSLRYVRADIFISVILGGLVSMAILVTGTLGNANHVEVVSDLSESLVPLLGPTAPYFLGVGLFSAGITSAITAPLAGGLVICGCFGWNNRLSAQPMRWTFSIILLLGVIFASLGIKPIQLIAFAQLTNGILLPVLSTFILWMANKTSLMGPFKNHLIANIFGIAIWVITLVLGCKSMLSVIQNWSL, via the coding sequence ATGTTTAAAAAGCTTACAATATACGTTGGCCCAGGGCCATTGGTAGCCGCTGCATTTATTGGTCCTGGCACCGTAACGGTTTACAGCATGGCTGGGGTTAATTTTGGCTATGAATTACTTTGGGCCCTACTATTGTCCATGATAGCCACGATCACCTTGCAGGAAATGGCCGGCAGAATAGGCTTGATTACCCAAAGATGGCTCCCCCACATCATCAAAACTGAAATCCGCCCCAAAGCCTTTGCCATATTGGCATTGGGGTTGGTCATTGGGGCGATAGTGGTCGGAAATGCTGCTTATGAAGCAGGAAACCTCAGTGGTGCCGTGATGGGGCTGGAAACATTTCTACCCGAAAAGGTGATCTCACCTTTTGGAGTGTATTTCCGACCATGGCCTCTGCTAACGGGACTGTTTGCCTGGATACTCTTGATGCGGGGCAGCTACAAGCACATCGAACGGTTGATGATCGGAACGGTAATGATCATGAGCGTAGTGTTCATGATCACCGCTGTGGCGGGAAAACCGGATCTTTCCACCCTGATAGCAGGTTTTGTTCCCGAAGTTCGCACAGATAACATCCTGACCATCGTAGCCCTGATAGGAACTACCGTGGTACCTTATAATCTTTTTCTCCATTCAGCATTGGTGGCCCGTATGTGGAATAGTCCCCAATCGCTCCGCTACGTGAGAGCTGACATTTTCATTTCGGTGATTTTAGGAGGACTGGTCTCCATGGCCATTCTAGTGACCGGCACGTTAGGCAATGCCAACCATGTGGAAGTGGTCAGTGACCTGAGTGAAAGTTTGGTTCCCTTATTAGGGCCAACTGCTCCGTATTTTTTGGGTGTTGGGCTATTTTCAGCAGGTATAACATCTGCCATTACCGCTCCGTTGGCAGGTGGATTGGTGATCTGCGGTTGCTTTGGGTGGAACAATCGCCTTTCCGCTCAGCCCATGCGCTGGACCTTCAGCATTATTCTGCTATTAGGGGTGATTTTTGCTTCCCTTGGAATAAAACCCATCCAATTGATTGCATTCGCTCAGCTTACCAATGGGATTTTATTACCTGTTTTGAGTACCTTTATCCTTTGGATGGCCAATAAAACCTCTTTGATGGGGCCATTCAAAAACCACCTTATCGCCAATATCTTTGGTATTGCCATTTGGGTAATTACTTTGGTATTGGGATGTAAAAGTATGCTGAGCGTAATACAAAACTGGAGTTTATGA